The genomic window GTGCCGCCGAGAAGCCTGGCTCTATTCCAATGACGATGGTTTCCTTTCCGCGCTCCTTGGCCTTAAGGATCACCGGCAGGAACTCCGCGTTTCTAGTGGCGAGGGCTATCACGTCGATGTTGGGGTTGTATATCTCCCTCATCGCCTCGACGGCGAGCTTGACACCCGTCTCCCCCGAGACAACGATTGCCTCAAAGCCTTGGTTCGACACGGCCTCTATGAGTCCCTGGGGTGCGTACTGGTTCAGTATCACCTTGGATACCCTGAGGTCGCCCAGTCCCTCCAGGGCCTCGACTATGTCCTCCAGCTTGACGCCAAATTCCTTCCTGAGGATGTTGGGGCCGTCGATGAGAAGTGCTATCCTCTTACCCCTGCTTATCTTTCGTCTCATCGTTCCTATGCTGCGCATTCCATCCTTCGTCATCGAGATTATCTTCTCCCAGTTGCCGCCCGGCATAGGAGTCACCGTTGGAATGGGTACACCAATGACATACCGAAGGAACTACGCGCCAATCCTTAAAAAGTTAGTTTAAGGTCAGGAAATGACCCGCTTGTAGTAGTACCAGAGCCCCCTTACGATGTCCCTGACTTCAATCATGGTAAATGTTTCGGTTCTGTCTATGAGCTTCGCGGTCTCCTCCCAGCTGTGGGCCTGCAAAACACGGTAGATAAGCAACTTTATCTGCCTCTCGTCGAGGTATGGCTTCATCCAGCCGTCGAGAAAGTAGAGCTTGACTATTGGCTTCACCGCGTCAACCACGGTGTCGTATGTGAGAACTTTGCCCGTGAAGGCATCGAGGCGCTTTCTCTGAACCTCCGTGAGGTGAATCGGATAATCCACAGCTTCGCCGAAGGGTGTCTCAAAGAGCCACCTGACTATCT from Thermococcus sp. MAR1 includes these protein-coding regions:
- a CDS encoding TIGR00288 family NYN domain-containing protein; this encodes MPGGNWEKIISMTKDGMRSIGTMRRKISRGKRIALLIDGPNILRKEFGVKLEDIVEALEGLGDLRVSKVILNQYAPQGLIEAVSNQGFEAIVVSGETGVKLAVEAMREIYNPNIDVIALATRNAEFLPVILKAKERGKETIVIGIEPGFSAALKHAADYTIILEGGEEK